TTCGTGCAGCAGCACAGGAGATCGGGTTTCGGCAGGCGCCCGACCGGGGTATTGCCGGTGGCGACGCTCCCGAGATCGGCCCGGGCGTACCCGCACAGGTCGCGGGAGTACCCCTCGCGCTCCACCGCCCCGGAGAGCACGGGGACCATGCGCTTCACCGAGCAGATCGCGCCATGGTTCTCGGGATAGACCGTGTGGAAACCGAGCGTGCGAAGCACCTCGACCGGGAAGCCGCTTGTGACCCAGGCGACCGGCACCGCGCCGTCGGCGAAACGGCCGGTGAGGTAGTGGAGGGTCGTCAGCTCCTTGAGCTTGCGCGTCGATTCGAGCGGCGGCCCGAACGGCGCCTTTGCGCGTCCGCCCTTGCGGTCGCGCAGGCGCCGCCGCCACCGTTCCGTCGACACGAGGATCGGGCCGATCGCGCGCGATACGATCTCGTATCGGACCCGGCGGACGATCACGGGGACATCCTTCCGGCATCCACCATCTCCACGAACGCCTCCAGGCGGGTGATGACCTGGCCGGAGAGCGAGTTCTCCAACTCGCCCTCCAGGTAGAGCAGCGGCGCGCCGATCCGGGCGAAGCGGCGGCGGATCGCCGGGAAATCGAAGAGCTCCGGCTCGCAGAACTTCTGCACGTGCACGATAAGCCCGGCGGCCCCCGAATGCCGATAGAGTGACGCCAGGTACTCCATACGGGCGTCCTGGTCGCCTCCCCGGGTCGGGCACGGCGGCATCGCGAACGCCTTGGCCGCCAGCGTGTCGAGCGGATCGCCGCCGACCGCCGGGGGGGCCGCCGGGACGCGCCGGCCGACCGCGGCGTAATCGTCGGCGGCGATGAACGCTCCGGCCGCCTCCAGGGAGTCGAAGAGGGTCATCGGTTCGGGGACGTAGCCGGTGACCATCAGCGGTATGCCGCGCTGCATCCGTTCCTCGCCGAGCCCGCGGGCGGCATCCGCAAGTTCCGCCAGGTGGTCCTCGGGTCCGAGGAACTCCCCACGGCGAAGGAGCCGGTACAGCGCCGGGTCGCCCATGCCGAGGAACGCACGTCGGGAGAGGAGCGCCCCGCGCAGCCGGTCGATCTTCGCGTGCAGCCCGATCGCCGCCGCGAGCCGGGGAATCTCCAGCGGACTTCCCGTCAGTTCCGCGAGCCGGTCGGCCAGGTGGACCAGCTCGGCGCGAACGAACGCCCTTGCGGCGGGACGGTCCTCTCCTTTCGGGTGAAGGTAACGCAGGGCCGGTTTTTCCCAGCCTCCGAAGTCGGGCGCCAGGGTGGCCAGCCCCTGGATCGAGTCGCAGGTGTGCGGGAAGAGGACGGCGTCGACGGCGTCCGCTCCTCCCGAGGCGAGGAACGCCAGCGCGTTGCGCACGATCGCGCAGGCGTACGTCTGGATGCGTCCGGCGTCCGGTCCGCGGGGCGGGCCCGGCGGACCCCACAGCTCCACCGTGCGGATGTCCATCGCGGTGAAGAGTTCCCGGGGATAGTGGACCGGCAGGACCGCGACGGTCTTGCGGCCCTGTATTTTCCGGGCGGAGATCACGGCGGAGCGCATCTTTATAGAATACACTCCGGCACGACCGGCCGCAGGTCGCCGATGCGGATTGCGGCGAACCCGGGCGCCGTCCGGCATCGTTATGGTAGGCTTTTATCGGTAAGCGGCCGTCAGGAAACCACCGCAGGGGGCAAAGATCATGAAGAACATTGCGCGTCATCCCGTTGTCCTGTTCGCCTTCCTCCTCCTTTTCGCCGGGACCGTCGCGCACTCCGCCGGCGTCGACATGAAGGAAGGGGAGTGGGAGATCTCCTCCGAGACGTCCATGACGATGGGGGCGATGTCGATGCCGCCCATGGCGTCGAAGTCGACGTACTGCCTCACCCGGGAAGACCCCGTCCCCAAGTCGGAGAAGGACCAGGAGTGCCGGATCGTAAAGCAAAAGGTCACGGGGAACAAGGTTTCCTGGCGCATGGAGTGCAAGAAGGGCGAGGGCGAAGGGGAGATCACCTATCGCGGCACGACCTACAACGGATTCTTCAAGATGAAGATGGTGGAAGACGGGCAGACGATGACGATGAACACGAAGCTTGCGGGAAAATATCTCGGCTCCTGTCCCAAGGGCCAGAAGTCGGGCCCGACCGGGGAGACGGCGAAGCGGGCGGCGGTGGCCCAGCAGGCGGCGGCGCAAGGGAAGAAGCAGCAGGCGGACATGGAGGCGCAGCAGAGGAAAGCCGAGGCGTTCCTGAAGAAGGCCGCCGTGCCGGGGGAGGAACCGGGCGCGTGCGAGCAGCGGGATTTCCGGTGGTCCTCGAAATGCGACCAGGCCGTCGGGAAGCTCAACCTGCAGGACGGGGAGTACGAGATCGTCATCGAGGAGGCAAGCCGCTTCGGATCGGGCGTCACCCTCTCCGAGGTGAAACGGAAGACCGTCTCGTTGGGAGAGAATGAACCGGTACCGCAGGAACTCCTGGGCGGCCAGCAGGCCGGCACGGTGAAGCGGGGGAAAAACCGGATCACCTGGAGAACGTCGCGCGAGGGGATGGAATCGACGGGAGGCGTCACCTATCGAGGGGCCTCCTTCGAGGGCGTCCTCCGCACCGAAACCGACGCCGGTGCCGGGGGGAAGATGCTGCAGGTCCGGAAGGTCACCGGAAAAAGGATCGGCGAGGCGAAGCGCGCCGTCGGGCGTCCCGTATTTGGCCGTGACTACTCGGCGAAGGCAAAGGAGGGCAAAGAGGGGGACTCCGCCGCAAGCGAGAAGAAAATATTGAAGGATCCCGTCAAGGGAATCCGGAATCTTTTCGGCTTCTGACGGCCGCGTGACCTGTCCGGTCCGCACGGCGCTGCTTGCGGCCTTCTGCCTCGGGATCGTCGCGACGGCCGCGAGGGGGACGGAGGCGACCGGGGATCCGTTCGGAAACGTCGCGGCGGCGTACCTGGTGAAGGTGGACGGCCGGGAGGTCTGGGCCCGGAATCCCTCGGCCCGCCTTCCTCCCGGCAGCCTCGCGAAGATGATGACGGCCCTCCTCGTCCTCGAGCGGGCCGACCTTCGAAGCGAGGTCACGGTTTCCCCGGAGGCGAGCCGGGAGACCGGCACGCGCCTGGGCCTTGCCCCCGGTGACCGGGTGACCGTGCTCGAACTCCTCGCCGCCACGCTCCTGGCTTCCGCGAACGACGCCTGCCACGCTCTCGCGGACCATGTCGCGGGGAGCGAGAAGCGATTCATCGACCGGATGAACGCCCGGGCGCGGGAGATGGGCCTTTCCGGCACCCATTTCGCGAACGCCTGCGGTCACGACGATCCCGGACTCTACTCGACGGCCCGGGATGTGGCGCGCCTCGCGGAAACGGCGATGGGGAACCCCTCGTTCGCCAGGATCGCGGGCCTGGGGGACGGCTGGATCTCCACGGCCGACGGCGGGAAGAAATTTTCCCTCGAGAACAAGAACCTCTTGATCGGCCGCTACAGGGGGGCGAAGGGAGTGAAGACCGGCTTCACGGGTCGGGCCGGAAAGTGCCTCGCGGCCTTCGCGGAGCGGGACGGGAAGCGGGTTCTCCTCATCCTGTTGAATGCCCCCGACCGGTGGTGGAAGGCCGAGGAGATCCTCGACGCCGCGTTCGCCCTCGGCTCCGGAGCCTCCGCGGGACGGCCGTGAAGCGTCTTTCCCCGGTCCTGCTCCTTGCGGGGGCCGTCGTCGCCGTTTACATCAACTCCTTCCGGGGCGTCTTCCAGTTCGATGACTACAACGTCATCGTCGATAACGGAGGCGTGCACACCTGGGGCGCTTTCCTTGCCGGTCTTCCGCGCGGAATCCGGCCGCTCCTGAAGCTCACCTACACCCTGAACTGGACCTCGGGCCTGGGGCTGTTCGGCTTCCACCTCGTGAACGTGACGCTCCACGCGGCGAACGCCGTCATGCTCTTCTTCCTTGCGTCGAGGATCGGCGCCCCGTCGGTCTCCCGGTTCGCCGCCCTGCTGCCGGCGCTTTTGTTCGCCGTCCATCCGGTCCAGACCGAGGCGGTGACCTGCATCAGCGGGCGCTCCGTTTCCCTGATGGCGTTCTTCTACCTCGGGAGCCTCCTCGTTTATCTGCGGGGGCGGGTGCGGGGAAACCGGCTTCTCCTGTACGTGGCGTCGCCGATTCTTTTTCTTCTCGCGGTCGCCTCCAAGGAAGTGGCGCTTACCCTTCCGTTCGCGCTGCTCCTGTGCGAAGCCGCGCGCGGCGAGAGGGCCGGATGGAAAGAGGCGCTCCGCGCACAGGCGGTCCACTGGGCGCTTCTCCTGTCGCTCGCCGTTCTCTTCCTTTCCCACTCCGGATACGGGCGCCTGCTCGAGGCGTGCGTCGGCATCCGCGGTCCCGCGGCGAACCTGCTCACCCAGGTCCACGGGATCGCGTACCTGCTGTCCCGTCTCGCCCTGCCGCACGACCTCAATTTCGATCCCGACCTTCCGGTCTTCTCCGGGTGGACGCCCGCCCTGGTTCCGGAGGCGCTGCTGCTGACGGCGCTCCTTGCCGCGGGGCTCTTCGGCCTTTCGAAGCGGTCCCCGGCGGGGTTCGGCATCCTCTGGTTCTTCCTCCACCTCGTTCCGACGAACTCCTTCCTCCCCCGTCTCGACGTGGCGAACGAGCGCCAGTTGTACCTCGCCTCCTGGGGGCTCTTCCTGGCCGTGGCGGCGGGGGCGGATCTTCTGCGGGAGAAGGGAGCGGCGCGGCGGGTCACGGCGGCGGCCGCCGTCCTGGTCGTCGCCCTCGGCACGCTCACGGTTTCCCGGAACACGGTGTATCGAAGCGAGGTCGCCTTGTGGGAGGACACCGTGCGGAAATCCCCGTCGAAGGCCAGGGGATGGAACAACCTCGGCTACGCGTACGATCAGGCGGGGCGGTTCCGCGAGGCCGAGGCGGCGTACCTGCGGGCGCTCCGCATCGATCCGGGGTACGCGCTTGCACGGGGGAACCTCAAGGTGCTGATGGGGAAAACGGTGTCACCCCCGTAACGAAATTGTCTTTTGGAATCGGTCGGATTTCACTAGAGTATCCTCCTAGACTCCCCTACTTGATAGAAGTTCCCGTTAATCCTATGTTTTACTGTCCGGCACAAGGATTGCTTTTCATAAAACATCCACGAGCGATCGATTTTGGGAATTCGAAGGCATTCCTCTTGAGGAAAGGAGAATTTCCGATGAGAAAAGCAGGGATGATCCTTGGCGCGCTGTTGCTGCTCGCGGTTCCCTTCGGAGGTGCGTTCGCCTCGACGGAAATCGTCCTCGCAAGCACCGACGATTCCGCCTATTCCAACGCCTACGCCGGGAACGGCACGGCGATCCGGCCGGCGGGGTACGGCTTCTGCCCCTCCATCGCCGAAACCATGCAGGTGCGAAACAAGGGGATCGATTACCTCCGGACCCGGGAATTCGCCGAGGCGGTCAGCGCGGTGGCGAACGGGACTTCCGAATTCGCTCCCATGAGGGTGCCGGAGGAGTGGAAGGGCGCGGCGAGTTTCTGGATGGAAACCGTCACCGTGAACGGCAAGCCGAAAATCGCCGTCGCGCCGGGAGAAGCCGGTCCGGGCCGCACCCGGGTGGTTCTCCTCTCCCCGAACGGGTCCCCCATCGATCCGAAGCGGCTCGGACTCGAGGCGCGGACCTGCAACCCCGAACTCCTGTTCCGGGCGTCGATGGAGTACCGGTCCCGCAAGGGGCAGGAGGACGCGCCCTTGCTGTATCCCCATCTCGTCCGGAATGCGGCATCCGGCATCGAAAAGTATTACGTGGCCAGGATGGACACGGCGGGGCGGATCGCGAAGCGGGCGGACGATGTCGCCGGGCGGATCCTCCGGGCCGAGAAGGCCGGGGCGGGGAAGTGTCTCCCGCAGGAACTCGCCCGGGCCAAGGCGGAACTGACCGTTGCGCGCGCGGGGATCACGAATGTCGACTTCGATCCCGGCGCGACGGAGGC
The DNA window shown above is from bacterium and carries:
- a CDS encoding DUF3617 family protein, with product MKNIARHPVVLFAFLLLFAGTVAHSAGVDMKEGEWEISSETSMTMGAMSMPPMASKSTYCLTREDPVPKSEKDQECRIVKQKVTGNKVSWRMECKKGEGEGEITYRGTTYNGFFKMKMVEDGQTMTMNTKLAGKYLGSCPKGQKSGPTGETAKRAAVAQQAAAQGKKQQADMEAQQRKAEAFLKKAAVPGEEPGACEQRDFRWSSKCDQAVGKLNLQDGEYEIVIEEASRFGSGVTLSEVKRKTVSLGENEPVPQELLGGQQAGTVKRGKNRITWRTSREGMESTGGVTYRGASFEGVLRTETDAGAGGKMLQVRKVTGKRIGEAKRAVGRPVFGRDYSAKAKEGKEGDSAASEKKILKDPVKGIRNLFGF
- a CDS encoding tetratricopeptide repeat protein, with product MKRLSPVLLLAGAVVAVYINSFRGVFQFDDYNVIVDNGGVHTWGAFLAGLPRGIRPLLKLTYTLNWTSGLGLFGFHLVNVTLHAANAVMLFFLASRIGAPSVSRFAALLPALLFAVHPVQTEAVTCISGRSVSLMAFFYLGSLLVYLRGRVRGNRLLLYVASPILFLLAVASKEVALTLPFALLLCEAARGERAGWKEALRAQAVHWALLLSLAVLFLSHSGYGRLLEACVGIRGPAANLLTQVHGIAYLLSRLALPHDLNFDPDLPVFSGWTPALVPEALLLTALLAAGLFGLSKRSPAGFGILWFFLHLVPTNSFLPRLDVANERQLYLASWGLFLAVAAGADLLREKGAARRVTAAAAVLVVALGTLTVSRNTVYRSEVALWEDTVRKSPSKARGWNNLGYAYDQAGRFREAEAAYLRALRIDPGYALARGNLKVLMGKTVSPP
- a CDS encoding serine hydrolase, translated to MTCPVRTALLAAFCLGIVATAARGTEATGDPFGNVAAAYLVKVDGREVWARNPSARLPPGSLAKMMTALLVLERADLRSEVTVSPEASRETGTRLGLAPGDRVTVLELLAATLLASANDACHALADHVAGSEKRFIDRMNARAREMGLSGTHFANACGHDDPGLYSTARDVARLAETAMGNPSFARIAGLGDGWISTADGGKKFSLENKNLLIGRYRGAKGVKTGFTGRAGKCLAAFAERDGKRVLLILLNAPDRWWKAEEILDAAFALGSGASAGRP
- a CDS encoding 2-hydroxyacyl-CoA dehydratase family protein, producing MISARKIQGRKTVAVLPVHYPRELFTAMDIRTVELWGPPGPPRGPDAGRIQTYACAIVRNALAFLASGGADAVDAVLFPHTCDSIQGLATLAPDFGGWEKPALRYLHPKGEDRPAARAFVRAELVHLADRLAELTGSPLEIPRLAAAIGLHAKIDRLRGALLSRRAFLGMGDPALYRLLRRGEFLGPEDHLAELADAARGLGEERMQRGIPLMVTGYVPEPMTLFDSLEAAGAFIAADDYAAVGRRVPAAPPAVGGDPLDTLAAKAFAMPPCPTRGGDQDARMEYLASLYRHSGAAGLIVHVQKFCEPELFDFPAIRRRFARIGAPLLYLEGELENSLSGQVITRLEAFVEMVDAGRMSP